From one Rhodopirellula islandica genomic stretch:
- a CDS encoding DUF2071 domain-containing protein — protein MRIPTIRGLIDRRVLVNFRVDLDVLSRVCPSPFRPQAVGGFGIAGICLIRLKHIRPKRWPSFLGISSENAAHRIAVEWDIDGVTQTGVYIPRRDTSSILNAVAGGRVFPGVHHRARFMVRETDEEYHIAMDSVDGTAHVAVEGRTADGLPEHSVFASVAECSQFFEAGSLGYSPASEAAQFDGLELRAANWRVQPLAVTSVQSSFFDDQAVFPEGSVAFDNALLMRGMDHEWHHRESLCSRVLSNDTD, from the coding sequence ATGCGAATTCCAACAATTCGAGGACTGATTGATCGGCGTGTGCTGGTCAATTTTCGAGTTGACCTCGACGTGCTGTCCCGCGTTTGCCCGTCCCCGTTCCGCCCGCAGGCCGTCGGTGGGTTCGGCATCGCAGGCATCTGCCTGATTCGCCTCAAGCATATCCGACCGAAACGTTGGCCTTCGTTTCTCGGGATCTCCTCTGAGAACGCGGCTCACCGCATCGCCGTTGAATGGGACATCGACGGAGTCACGCAGACTGGCGTGTATATTCCCCGGCGGGACACCTCTTCCATTTTGAACGCGGTTGCAGGTGGTCGTGTTTTCCCTGGCGTCCACCATCGGGCACGTTTCATGGTCCGGGAAACGGATGAGGAATATCACATCGCAATGGACAGTGTTGACGGGACTGCTCACGTTGCTGTGGAAGGACGGACGGCGGACGGATTGCCAGAGCATTCTGTCTTTGCCAGCGTCGCGGAGTGTTCGCAGTTCTTCGAGGCTGGTTCCCTTGGGTACTCGCCCGCCAGTGAGGCCGCGCAGTTCGACGGGTTGGAGCTTCGGGCGGCCAACTGGCGTGTTCAGCCCCTCGCTGTCACGAGCGTTCAGTCGTCGTTCTTCGATGACCAAGCCGTCTTCCCCGAGGGTTCCGTTGCGTTTGACAACGCGCTACTGATGCGTGGGATGGACCATGAATGGCATCACCGAGAATCGCTTTGCAGTCGCGTGCTTTCAAACGACACGGATTGA
- a CDS encoding addiction module protein has product MDTQSQQLLATALGMPESDRATLAASLLRSLDPADDPQADAAWAAEIQRRIESIDSGTAELRPWDDVMSEMRQRRSG; this is encoded by the coding sequence ATGGACACACAATCACAACAACTGCTGGCTACTGCGCTCGGTATGCCAGAGTCTGACCGTGCGACTCTGGCGGCGTCGCTGCTCAGGAGCCTTGACCCTGCCGATGACCCGCAGGCTGACGCTGCTTGGGCGGCTGAAATCCAGCGACGCATTGAGTCCATCGACAGTGGCACAGCGGAATTGCGGCCATGGGATGACGTGATGTCAGAAATGCGACAACGCCGCAGTGGATGA
- a CDS encoding type II toxin-antitoxin system RelE/ParE family toxin: MHEHIAEDNPTAASDVARGIYAKIQLLRTFPRLGGRYMPITDREVREILYGHYRIPYLVVSEDRVEILGVFHGAMKIEGYLQ; encoded by the coding sequence ATTCACGAACATATCGCAGAGGACAATCCGACCGCCGCATCGGACGTTGCGCGTGGAATATACGCGAAGATTCAATTGTTGCGAACGTTCCCTCGATTGGGCGGACGCTACATGCCGATTACAGACCGTGAAGTTCGCGAGATTCTTTACGGTCACTACCGAATACCATACCTCGTCGTCAGCGAAGACCGTGTTGAGATACTCGGGGTATTTCACGGTGCAATGAAGATTGAGGGCTATCTCCAGTAA
- a CDS encoding T6SS immunity protein Tdi1 domain-containing protein — translation MWLVNRFGDVFAVLDDDRVHMLGVGGGTFERVADSRDHFCDLLDVDDNASEWLMISLIDALVAAGKPLKSGYCYGYLRNPVLGGNCAVANSIVIPINEHFGLNAELHQQIKDLPDGAQVTIKFTDD, via the coding sequence GTGTGGCTCGTCAATCGCTTCGGTGACGTTTTCGCCGTATTGGACGACGACAGAGTCCACATGCTTGGCGTTGGTGGCGGCACTTTTGAACGTGTCGCTGATTCACGCGATCACTTCTGCGACCTGCTGGACGTTGATGACAACGCTAGCGAGTGGCTCATGATCTCACTAATTGATGCCCTTGTCGCGGCGGGCAAACCGCTGAAATCCGGCTACTGCTATGGATACCTTCGCAATCCTGTTCTAGGTGGCAACTGCGCTGTGGCCAACTCGATCGTAATACCCATCAACGAACACTTTGGACTCAACGCCGAGCTTCACCAGCAAATCAAAGACTTGCCGGACGGCGCGCAGGTCACAATAAAATTCACCGACGATTAA